The following proteins are co-located in the Macaca thibetana thibetana isolate TM-01 chromosome 6, ASM2454274v1, whole genome shotgun sequence genome:
- the FAM200C gene encoding protein ZBED8 yields MSKKRKWDDDYVRYWFTCTTEVDGTQRPQCVLCNSVFSNADLRPSKLSDHFNRQHGGVAGHDLNSLKHMPTPSDQSETLKAFGVASHEDTLLQASYQFAYLCAKEKNPHTVAEKLVKPCALEIAQIVLGPDAQKKLQQVPLSDDVIHSRIDEMSQDILQQVLEDIKASPLKVGIQLAETTDMDDCSQLMAFVRYIKEREIIEEFLFCEPLQLSMKGIDVFNLFRDFFLKHKIALDVCGSVCTDGASSMLGENSEFVAYVKKEIPHIVITHCLLNPHALVIKTLPTKLRDALFTVVRVINFIKGRAPNHRLFQAFFEEIGIEYSVLLFHTEMRWLSRGQILTHIFEMYEEINQFLHHKSSNLVDGFENKEFKIHLAYLADLFKHLNELSASMQRTGMNTVSAREKLSAFVRKFPFWQKRIEKRNFTNFPFLEEIIVSDNEGIFIAAEITLHLQQLSNFFHGYFSVGDLNEASKWILDPFLFNIDFVDDSYLMKNDLAELRASGQILMEFETMKLEDFWCAQFTVFPNLAKTALEILMPFATTYLCELGFSSLLHFKTKSRSCFNLSDDIRVAISKKVPRFSDIIEQKLQLQKSL; encoded by the coding sequence ATGTCGAAGAAACGCAAATGGGATGATGACTATGTTCGCTACTGGTTCACCTGTACAACGGAAGTTGATGGAACTCAGCGCCCACAGTGTGTGTTGTGTAACTCAGTATTTTCAAATGCTGACCTCAGACCATCAAAACTGTCAGACCATTTTAACAGACAGCATGGTGGTGTAGCTGGGCATGATCTCAATAGCCTGAAGCATATGCCAACACCATCTGATCAGAGTGAAACCTTGAAAGCATTTGGAGTTGCATCTCATGAGGATACTTTATTACAAGCATCATATCAATTTGCGTATTTATGTGCCAAGGAGAAGAATCCTCATACAGTAGCTGAAAAGTTAGTGAAACCTTGTGCACTGGAAATAGCACAAATAGTTTTGGGACCAGATGCACAAAAGAAGCTTCAGCAGGTACCCTTATCAGATGACGTGATCCATTCTAGAATTGATGAAATGAGCCAAGATATCTTACAGCAAGTTCTAGAAGATATCAAAGCGAGTCCTCTTAAAGTGGGTATTCAGCTTGCTGAGACAACTGACATGGATGACTGCAGTCAGCTAATGGCATTTGTGCgatatataaaagaaagagagatcataGAAGAATTTCTCTTCTGTGAACCATTGCAGCTATCCATGAAAGGAATAGATGTGTTCAATCTCTTCAGAGACTTCTTTCTAAAGCATAAGATAGCACTTGATGTATGTGGCTCTGTTTGTACTGATGGTGCCTCCTCTATGCTAGGAGAAAATTCCGAGTTTGTTGCCTATGTGAAAAAAGAGATACCTCATATCGTAATCACACATTGTTTATTGAATCCTCATGCACTTGTCATAAAGACATTGCCTACAAAACTGAGGGATGCTCTATTTACTGTGGTGAGGGTAATAAATTTCATCAAAGGGAGAGCTCCAAATCATCGCCTATTTCAGgctttctttgaagaaattgGTATAGAATATAGTGTCCTCCTTTTCCATACTGAAATGAGGTGGCTTTCCCGAGGCCAAATACTTACtcacatttttgaaatgtatgaAGAAATAAATCAGTTTCTTCACCACAAAAGCAGTAATTTAGTTGATGGCTTTGAAAATAAAGAGTTTAAAATTCACCTAGCATACCTTGCAGATTTATTCAAACACTTAAATGAACTCAGTGCATCTATGCAGAGGACTGGGATGAACACAGTATCGGCTAGAGAAAAGTTATCTGCTTTTGTTAGGAAGTTTCCATTTTGGCAAAAACgaattgagaaaagaaattttaccaattttccttttcttgaagaAATAATTGTTTCAGATAATGAAGGAATATTCATTGCAGCTGAAATAACACTGCATCTGCAACAATTGAGCAACTTCTTCCATGGATATTTTTCCGTTGGAGATCTTAATGAGGCAAGTAAATGGATATTGgatccatttctttttaatatcgATTTTGTCGATGATAgttatttaatgaaaaatgatCTTGCTGAATTACGAGCTAGTGGCCAAATCCTAATGGAATTTGAGACAATGAAGCTTGAGGATTTCTGGTGTGCCCAATTCACAGTGTTTCCAAACCTAGCAAAGACAGCTCTAGAAATCCTTATGCCATTTGCAACTACATACCTTTGTGAGTTGGGATTTTCATcacttttacatttcaaaacaaagtcCAGAAGCTGCTTTAATCTGAGTGATGATATCCGTGTGGCTATTTCAAAAAAAGTTCCTCGTTTCTCAGACATCATTGAACAAAAGCTACAGCTACAGAAGTCACTGTAA